A genomic region of Gossypium hirsutum isolate 1008001.06 chromosome D01, Gossypium_hirsutum_v2.1, whole genome shotgun sequence contains the following coding sequences:
- the LOC107940891 gene encoding BEL1-like homeodomain protein 9, with the protein MAEGFEPYHVPQQSRRDKLRIMAQNEPTTGVSLSGCSGLLPFYDPPFLSSDLLTCAAAAAGSHEYHHPPPSGTKDGVNFTGFVGGIFNSSPSLDHLNSSSIHDMNNNNNNQFLYTPQNLSYDTNNGGGGAGEVVVYKPEPLSLSLSSHYTHQNSSIYTDMVPAIFSGADGSTSNSVPLGPFTGYASILKGSRFLRPAQQLLEELCDVGKGIYTEKASLMELPPLQNSHTNPLDGGDSGGSGGGGDGQRKKSTLISILDEVYKRYKQYYQQMQSVVASFECVAGLGNAAPFANLAMKAMSKHFRYLKNAITEQLQFTNKAHAQISPGKNEGPRFGNGDGSFYNRAVQNSRFLQNQPVWRPQRGLPERAVTVLRAWLFEHFLHPYPTDTDKLMLAKQTGLSRNQVSNWFINARVRLWKPMVEEIHMLETRQKDERNANKSGDENPSTSTQRVEENTPSKRTRNELPNVPVGNEQPNMSTSYNGFSTHPHGSNVSLTLGLHQNNSIGLSESFPINAAQHFGLGLEVNSEGYVIGGRHFGRGVVGGQLLHDFVG; encoded by the exons ATGGCGGAGGGTTTTGAACCCTACCATGTCCCACAACAAAGCAGAAGAGATAAGCTAAGAATCATGGCTCAAAATGAACCAACAACGGGTGTTTCTCTTTCGGGTTGTTCGGGTTTACTCCCTTTTTATGACCCACCTTTCCTTTCTTCCGATTTGCTAACTTGCGCCGCTGCCGCCGCCGGAAGCCATGAATATCACCACCCTCCTCCGTCGGGTACAAAAGATGGTGTGAACTTCACAGGCTTTGTTGGTGGGATTTTCAACTCTTCTCCTTCTTTGGATCACTTGAACTCTAGCTCCATTCACGATatgaacaacaacaacaacaaccaaTTTCTTTATACCCCACAAAACCTGTCTTATGATACTAATAACGGTGGTGGTGGGGCTGGTGAAGTGGTGGTTTATAAGCCTGAACCTTTATCTCTTTCATTATCTTCTCATTATACCCACCAAAACTCTAGTATCTATACTGATATGGTTCCAGCCATTTTTAGTGGTGCTGATGGTTCAACATCGAACTCAGTCCCACTCGGTCCTTTCACTGGCTATGCTTCCATTTTGAAAGGTTCAAGGTTTTTAAGGCCAGCACAACAGTTATTAGAAGAGCTTTGTGATGTTGGTAAGGGAATTTACACTGAAAAAGCATCTCTCATGGAGCTTCCTCCATTGCAAAATTCCCACACTAACCCTCTTGACGGCGGAGATAGCGGCGGAAGCGGCGGCGGCGGTGATGGTCAAAGGAAAAAATCAACACTAATTTCAATTCTCGACGAG GTTTACAAGAGGTACAAGCAATACTATCAGCAGATGCAATCCGTTGTTGCGTCGTTCGAATGTGTCGCCGGACTAGGGAATGCAGCTCCATTTGCAAACTTGGCTATGAAAGCTATGTCTAAACATTTCAGGTACTTGAAGAACGCAATCACCGAACAGCTTCAGTTTACTAATAAAGCTCATGCTCAGATAAGCCCCGGGAAAAACGAAGGTCCGAGGTTCGGAAATGGTGATGGAAGCTTTTATAACAGAGCCGTTCAAAACTCCAGGTTCCTTCAAAACCAACCAGTTTGGCGTCCTCAACGAGGCCTTCCCGAACGTGCAGTGACCGTACTTAGAGCATGGCTATTTGAACACTTTCTACACCC TTATCCGACCGACACGGACAAGCTAATGTTGGCGAAACAAACTGGTCTTTCACGTAACCAG GTCTCGAATTGGTTTATCAATGCAAGAGTTCGGCTTTGGAAACCAATGGTGGAAGAAATACACATGCTCGAAACACGGCAAAAGGACGAGAGAAATGCCAACAAGTCAGGCGATGAAAACCCATCGACATCAACCCAAAGGGTTGAAGAGAATACCCCATCAAAGCGTACTAGAAATGAACTTCCCAATGTACCTGTGGGAAATGAGCAGCCAAACATGTCAACCTCCTACAACGGCTTTTCTACCCATCCGCATGGCAGCAATGTTTCCTTAACACTCGGTCTTCATCAGAACAACAGTATCGGATTATCTGAGTCCTTCCCCATAAACGCGGCTCAACATTTCGGTCTTGGCCTCGAGGTAAACAGTGAGGGTTACGTTATTGGTGGTCGGCATTTCGGAAGGGGTGTTGTCGGAGGGCAGCTTTTGCATGATTTTGTGGGTTGA